A genomic window from Maylandia zebra isolate NMK-2024a linkage group LG20, Mzebra_GT3a, whole genome shotgun sequence includes:
- the LOC143414382 gene encoding uncharacterized protein LOC143414382 isoform X1, whose translation MKHTLVCFIFLTALQDGNTGLVKAQTLTHRAEEGGSITVGCSFTLSGSRKLFCKKKCEDGNILVETSDDAAQNGRYSIEYEKTDTLSYIMYVSITQLKQSDSGRYRCSLERTLVPDGNDDFELIVTEASTTSTPNGTLRPFSASVFLSSASTPPTAQSLSSTSGSSTPSSASSGSSDVLIYVGLILLVMIVVLSAALLIFYMKRRTTKPRGPPVETDTEADRLYEEIREGDVASRSPPVKVSSVYDYAKGPRSGGDESGGIYCLVTSAQNNVEDNLHSLYYAEVDFSHSPDTNGAPCGNTADVVYSKSSEDLSTTNHTKDASPPLYSTVTSV comes from the exons ATGAAACACACTTTGGTCTGCTTCATCTTCCTCA CAGCACTTCAGGATGGAAACACTGGTttggtcaaagcacaaactctcACCCACAGAGCAGAGGAAGGAGGAAGCATCACAGTTGGATGCAGCTTTACTTTGTCTGGAAGCAGGAAACTCTTCTGTAAGAAAAAATGTGAAGATGGAAACATTCTTGTTGAAACATCTGATGATGCAGCTCAGAACGGCAGATACAGCATTGAATATGAAAAAACAGACACTCTGTCATATATTATGTATGTgagcatcacacagctgaaaCAGTCTGACTCAGGACGGTACAGGTGCTCTTTGGAGAGAACTTTGGTTCCAGATGGAAACGATGATTTTGAGCTGATTGTCACAGAAG CTTCAACCACTTCAACACCAAACGGGACTCTGAGACCTTTTTCAGCTTCAGTGTTTCTCTCATCAGCCTCCACACCACCAACAGCACAGAGTTTAAGCTCAACTTCAGGAAGCTCCACACCTTCATCAGCTTCCTCTGGAAGTTCAG ATGTGCTGATTTATGTGGGTCTGATTCTGCTCGTTATGATCGTCGTCTTATCAGCAGCTCTGCTGATTTTCTACATGAAGAGGAGGACCACTAAACCCAGAG GACCTCCTGTGGAAACGGACACAGAG GCCGACAGGTTGTATGAAGAGATCAGAGAGGGTGACGTAGCGAGCAGGTCACCTCCTGTAAAAGTGTCTTCAGTTTATGATTACGCCAAAGGTCCCCGTTCAGGTGGAGATGAAAGCGGAGGCATCTACTGCCTCGTCACCTCTGCTCAGAACAAC GTTGAAGACAACTTGCATAGTCTCTATTACGCTGAGGTGGATTTTTCCCACAGTCCTGACACAAACGGCGCCCCCTGTGGTAACACAGCTGATGTCGTCTACTCCAAGTCTTCAGAGGACCTCAGCACCACCAACCACACCAAAGATGCTTCACCTCCTCTGTACTCTACTGTTACATCAGTATGA
- the LOC101486515 gene encoding uncharacterized protein LOC101486515 isoform X2 has protein sequence MKHTLLCFIFLTALQDGNTGLVKAQTLPHRAEEGGNIAVACNFYLSGSRKLFCKEKCEDGNILVETSDDAAQNGRYSIKCVKTSTLSYTLYVSITQLKQSDSGRYRCSLDKRWWTVGNDDFELIVTEASTTSTPNGTLRPFSASVFLSSASTPPTAQSLSSTSGSSTPSSASSGSSGVPLYVRLIVVVVISIFLASLLMKSRATKPRGPPVESERADITQDKQLCEEIREEDRQSSSPPAGVCSVYATPKAFSQMEMETQTSAASPPLLTTKV, from the exons ATGAAAcacactttgctctgcttcatcTTCCTCA CAGCACTTCAGGATGGAAACACTGGTttggtcaaagcacaaactctcCCTCACAGAGCAGAGGAAGGAGGAAACATCGCAGTTGCGTGCAACTTTTATTTGTCTGGAAGCAGGAAACTCTTCTGTAAGGAAAAATGTGAAGATGGAAACATTCTTGTTGAAACATCTGATGATGCAGCTCAGAACGGCAGATACAGcattaaatgtgtaaaaacatCCACTCTGTCATATACTCTGTATGTgagcatcacacagctgaaaCAGTCTGACTCAGGACGGTACAGGTGCTCTTTGGACAAACGCTGGTGGACAGTTGGAAACGATGATTTTGAGCTGATTGTCACAGAAG CTTCAACCACTTCAACACCAAACGGGACTCTGAGACCTTTTTCAGCTTCAGTGTTTCTCTCATCAGCCTCCACACCACCAACAGCACAGAGTTTAAGCTCAACTTCAGGAAGCTCCACACCTTCATCAGCCTCCTCTGGAAGTTCAG GTGTGCCGCTTTATGTGCGTCTGATTGTGGTCGTTGTCATCAGCATCTTTTTAGCATCTTTGCTGATGAAGAGCAGAGCCACTAAACCCAGAG GACCTCCTGTGGAATCTGAGCGTGCTGACATCACACAG GACAAGCAGTTGTGTGAAGAGATcagagaggaggacagacagaGCAGTTCACCTCCTGCAGGAGTGTGTTCAGTGTACGCTACACCAAAAGCCTTCAGCCAGATGgagatggaaacacagacctCGGCAGCCTCTCCACCTCTGCtcacaacaaa AGTCTGA
- the LOC143414382 gene encoding uncharacterized protein LOC143414382 isoform X2, translated as MKHTLVCFIFLTLQDGNTGLVKAQTLTHRAEEGGSITVGCSFTLSGSRKLFCKKKCEDGNILVETSDDAAQNGRYSIEYEKTDTLSYIMYVSITQLKQSDSGRYRCSLERTLVPDGNDDFELIVTEASTTSTPNGTLRPFSASVFLSSASTPPTAQSLSSTSGSSTPSSASSGSSDVLIYVGLILLVMIVVLSAALLIFYMKRRTTKPRGPPVETDTEADRLYEEIREGDVASRSPPVKVSSVYDYAKGPRSGGDESGGIYCLVTSAQNNVEDNLHSLYYAEVDFSHSPDTNGAPCGNTADVVYSKSSEDLSTTNHTKDASPPLYSTVTSV; from the exons ATGAAACACACTTTGGTCTGCTTCATCTTCCTCA CACTTCAGGATGGAAACACTGGTttggtcaaagcacaaactctcACCCACAGAGCAGAGGAAGGAGGAAGCATCACAGTTGGATGCAGCTTTACTTTGTCTGGAAGCAGGAAACTCTTCTGTAAGAAAAAATGTGAAGATGGAAACATTCTTGTTGAAACATCTGATGATGCAGCTCAGAACGGCAGATACAGCATTGAATATGAAAAAACAGACACTCTGTCATATATTATGTATGTgagcatcacacagctgaaaCAGTCTGACTCAGGACGGTACAGGTGCTCTTTGGAGAGAACTTTGGTTCCAGATGGAAACGATGATTTTGAGCTGATTGTCACAGAAG CTTCAACCACTTCAACACCAAACGGGACTCTGAGACCTTTTTCAGCTTCAGTGTTTCTCTCATCAGCCTCCACACCACCAACAGCACAGAGTTTAAGCTCAACTTCAGGAAGCTCCACACCTTCATCAGCTTCCTCTGGAAGTTCAG ATGTGCTGATTTATGTGGGTCTGATTCTGCTCGTTATGATCGTCGTCTTATCAGCAGCTCTGCTGATTTTCTACATGAAGAGGAGGACCACTAAACCCAGAG GACCTCCTGTGGAAACGGACACAGAG GCCGACAGGTTGTATGAAGAGATCAGAGAGGGTGACGTAGCGAGCAGGTCACCTCCTGTAAAAGTGTCTTCAGTTTATGATTACGCCAAAGGTCCCCGTTCAGGTGGAGATGAAAGCGGAGGCATCTACTGCCTCGTCACCTCTGCTCAGAACAAC GTTGAAGACAACTTGCATAGTCTCTATTACGCTGAGGTGGATTTTTCCCACAGTCCTGACACAAACGGCGCCCCCTGTGGTAACACAGCTGATGTCGTCTACTCCAAGTCTTCAGAGGACCTCAGCACCACCAACCACACCAAAGATGCTTCACCTCCTCTGTACTCTACTGTTACATCAGTATGA
- the LOC101486515 gene encoding uncharacterized protein LOC101486515 isoform X1: protein MKHTLLCFIFLTALQDGNTGLVKAQTLPHRAEEGGNIAVACNFYLSGSRKLFCKEKCEDGNILVETSDDAAQNGRYSIKCVKTSTLSYTLYVSITQLKQSDSGRYRCSLDKRWWTVGNDDFELIVTEASTTSTPNGTLRPFSASVFLSSASTPPTAQSLSSTSGSSTPSSASSGSSGVPLYVRLIVVVVISIFLASLLMKSRATKPRGPPVESERADITQDKQLCEEIREEDRQSSSPPAGVCSVYATPKAFSQMEMETQTSAASPPLLTTNAPQW from the exons ATGAAAcacactttgctctgcttcatcTTCCTCA CAGCACTTCAGGATGGAAACACTGGTttggtcaaagcacaaactctcCCTCACAGAGCAGAGGAAGGAGGAAACATCGCAGTTGCGTGCAACTTTTATTTGTCTGGAAGCAGGAAACTCTTCTGTAAGGAAAAATGTGAAGATGGAAACATTCTTGTTGAAACATCTGATGATGCAGCTCAGAACGGCAGATACAGcattaaatgtgtaaaaacatCCACTCTGTCATATACTCTGTATGTgagcatcacacagctgaaaCAGTCTGACTCAGGACGGTACAGGTGCTCTTTGGACAAACGCTGGTGGACAGTTGGAAACGATGATTTTGAGCTGATTGTCACAGAAG CTTCAACCACTTCAACACCAAACGGGACTCTGAGACCTTTTTCAGCTTCAGTGTTTCTCTCATCAGCCTCCACACCACCAACAGCACAGAGTTTAAGCTCAACTTCAGGAAGCTCCACACCTTCATCAGCCTCCTCTGGAAGTTCAG GTGTGCCGCTTTATGTGCGTCTGATTGTGGTCGTTGTCATCAGCATCTTTTTAGCATCTTTGCTGATGAAGAGCAGAGCCACTAAACCCAGAG GACCTCCTGTGGAATCTGAGCGTGCTGACATCACACAG GACAAGCAGTTGTGTGAAGAGATcagagaggaggacagacagaGCAGTTCACCTCCTGCAGGAGTGTGTTCAGTGTACGCTACACCAAAAGCCTTCAGCCAGATGgagatggaaacacagacctCGGCAGCCTCTCCACCTCTGCtcacaacaaa CGCCCCCCAGTGGTGA